From the genome of Opitutaceae bacterium, one region includes:
- a CDS encoding TonB-dependent receptor plug domain-containing protein yields the protein MFTSVPTLGALRSRAIYSVSVLSLFAALTAPAQIKPESPVSENTVELSVFRVSGERDYGYRKQSTVTTSRVALKVVENPQAVEIISGELLQDLALTIPSQAFRYTSSVIVGENESMQAGIYTMRGFQLPMFYNGLAIASVGGVTPTMPLDNIDRIELAKGPVALFYGNTPSNGVANFVTKKPQFRTATDVQLSAGTYDFTKALLDTQGIISKEHGIAYRFISSYQNSAGRVDGQETSLVFADPSFTFRPNDRFEITAELAYTKQQIPLPADVRALLVNPQFWKDLETPSPALLQFMGNRYGMSGAQAINQRWGMAAGNPNGTTQGTNMGAYLNNWSTDIYAMTGYQPYLYTGDHIDWWRYSNRGDKFFIYSPESNQDGDSYFADVTTTFKPLERLAIRYHWLHMQTEQNFIRQLFFPNAGRRADGRIISMNASAGNLYQPDRLGISDAQQIDLAYELIGEKTKHFFTGGFELNRSLAKTYSATFDLTRNSPVVNADGYQLTGASVSIHWDPFGPNPPPDFYRLIASAPRQTSRVETEHRAYYANYRLSAFDNRLNFMGGARRTRLLNTGKESTTYSLGAIYQVASGFHVFASTGTNIIFTSQMSVVGPGVVPADNAKLLDDEKDKGMEVGVKSDWNDGKLSGTVSLYRAERSGIPQLDWVKWVNDPRNSGPNVANTAANPYVNGGLFRTEGLDVDFTWTPSRSLQVLANYGWEFTSKVVRDNSLDPTQPGLFTYRAAHSTRLQKSPEHHANVVAKYNFLAGALKNFSVGGAIRYHSLYDLSDGANVGIYIPAEVLFDAFAIYRTKFGSLPANIQLNLTNLGNTINDVTRSNGFEARLSIGLHF from the coding sequence ATGTTCACGTCCGTTCCTACTCTGGGAGCCCTGCGCTCCCGTGCGATCTATTCGGTCAGTGTGCTCAGCCTGTTTGCGGCTCTGACCGCCCCTGCCCAGATTAAACCGGAATCACCCGTATCCGAGAACACGGTCGAACTTTCGGTTTTCAGGGTCTCCGGTGAGCGCGACTACGGCTACCGCAAGCAGAGCACGGTCACGACTTCGCGCGTAGCGCTGAAGGTCGTCGAAAATCCCCAGGCTGTGGAGATCATTTCCGGCGAGCTGCTGCAAGACCTCGCGCTCACCATCCCTAGCCAGGCATTTCGCTATACCAGCAGCGTCATCGTGGGTGAGAACGAATCGATGCAGGCGGGCATCTACACCATGCGCGGATTCCAACTGCCCATGTTCTACAACGGCCTGGCGATCGCGAGTGTCGGGGGCGTCACACCGACGATGCCGTTGGACAACATCGATCGCATCGAACTCGCCAAGGGTCCGGTGGCTCTTTTCTACGGCAACACGCCTTCCAACGGCGTCGCCAACTTTGTGACCAAGAAGCCCCAGTTTCGCACCGCCACCGATGTCCAGCTATCGGCGGGCACGTACGATTTTACCAAGGCGCTGCTCGATACACAGGGGATCATCAGCAAGGAGCATGGCATTGCCTATCGTTTCATCAGTTCCTACCAAAACAGCGCAGGGCGTGTGGACGGGCAGGAGACTTCGCTGGTTTTCGCTGATCCTTCCTTCACCTTCCGTCCCAACGACCGCTTCGAGATCACCGCCGAACTCGCTTACACCAAGCAGCAGATCCCGCTGCCTGCGGATGTACGCGCGCTCCTGGTAAACCCACAGTTCTGGAAGGACCTCGAGACTCCGTCTCCCGCGCTCCTTCAGTTCATGGGAAACCGTTATGGCATGTCGGGAGCCCAGGCGATCAACCAGCGCTGGGGTATGGCGGCCGGCAATCCGAACGGCACGACCCAGGGCACCAACATGGGTGCGTACCTCAATAATTGGAGCACCGACATCTATGCGATGACCGGCTACCAGCCTTATCTCTACACCGGTGATCACATCGACTGGTGGCGTTATTCGAACCGAGGCGACAAGTTCTTCATCTATTCCCCTGAGTCGAACCAGGATGGCGATTCCTATTTCGCCGACGTGACCACAACCTTCAAGCCGCTCGAGCGCCTCGCGATCCGCTACCACTGGCTGCACATGCAGACCGAGCAGAATTTCATACGCCAGCTCTTCTTCCCCAACGCGGGGCGCCGGGCAGACGGTCGGATCATTTCGATGAACGCGTCAGCCGGAAATCTTTACCAGCCCGACCGCCTCGGCATATCCGATGCCCAGCAGATTGATCTTGCCTACGAACTGATCGGAGAAAAAACCAAGCACTTTTTCACCGGGGGGTTCGAACTGAACCGCTCCCTTGCCAAGACCTATTCCGCGACGTTTGACCTCACCCGCAACAGTCCCGTCGTGAATGCGGATGGGTATCAGTTGACCGGTGCGTCCGTTTCCATCCACTGGGATCCGTTCGGTCCCAATCCCCCGCCGGACTTCTATCGGCTCATCGCCAGCGCACCGCGACAGACGAGCAGGGTCGAAACGGAGCATCGCGCCTACTACGCCAACTACCGTCTGTCCGCCTTTGACAACCGCCTCAACTTCATGGGTGGTGCGCGCCGGACCCGCCTGCTCAACACCGGCAAGGAGTCAACGACCTACAGCCTGGGCGCGATCTATCAGGTCGCTTCCGGTTTCCACGTGTTCGCCTCCACGGGGACCAATATCATTTTCACCAGCCAGATGAGCGTGGTTGGCCCCGGAGTTGTCCCGGCGGACAATGCGAAGCTCCTCGATGATGAAAAGGACAAGGGCATGGAGGTCGGCGTGAAGTCCGACTGGAACGATGGCAAGCTCTCGGGCACCGTCTCGCTCTACCGGGCCGAACGTTCCGGCATTCCGCAACTCGACTGGGTAAAGTGGGTGAACGACCCCCGCAATTCCGGTCCAAACGTCGCCAACACGGCGGCCAACCCGTACGTGAACGGCGGCTTGTTCCGCACCGAGGGACTGGACGTCGACTTTACATGGACGCCGTCCCGCTCGCTGCAGGTGCTCGCCAACTACGGCTGGGAATTCACATCAAAGGTAGTCCGCGACAACTCGCTCGATCCGACGCAACCCGGCCTGTTCACCTACCGCGCGGCACATTCGACCCGACTGCAGAAGTCTCCGGAGCATCACGCCAACGTGGTTGCCAAGTACAACTTTCTCGCGGGCGCGCTGAAAAACTTCAGCGTGGGCGGAGCGATCCGCTACCACAGCCTGTATGATCTGAGCGACGGTGCCAATGTGGGCATTTACATTCCCGCCGAGGTGCTGTTCGATGCGTTTGCGATTTACCGCACAAAGTTCGGCAGCCTGCCCGCCAATATACAGCTCAACCTGACAAACCTCGGCAACACGATCAACGACGTGACGCGCAGCAATGGTTTCGAAGCGCGGCTGAGCATCGGCCTCCACTTCTAG